Below is a genomic region from Henckelia pumila isolate YLH828 chromosome 3, ASM3356847v2, whole genome shotgun sequence.
aactgatcgaataaaatTTCATATTGGATCAAACCATTTTTTAAGTACTAAATGAAATgaacaaaatttgtaaaatatattttttaagtttatatttatatttatatcattgACGGGGCCTCCGAGGCATCATTTCCGATTAGAGGTGGATGTAGCGTTCAGTGAAAATACAGGAAGCTTGCGATCGAGGGAGCAATACGAGAGAGATCATGAGGGGAGAATGTTATTGTCGCATGGAAGAAGGATAGAAAAACTTACTTCCGTGGTTTATGCGGAACTCAGATGTCTCAAAAAACTGAAATCAATTTGTAGGAAAGGGAAAATCAATTGACCTGTAAAGAGATCCGGGTCGTTGATATCCTACCTGGGCACTAATCAGATGTGGTAGCATCGACCGATTCGTAGGAGAGACGTTTAATGTTTACGAATTCACTGCTGATTATTTTTTGACGGTACAAGTAGTAATCACTTATAATTTCAATTACACTGGTGCAATTTTTAACGAAGTTCGAACTACTTGACAACCTACATGGACCAACGGTTTATCATGTAAAAATATCGGCGAACGAGattacactttttttttttttgctatttCTTCCTACTCCCAATTTATTGGGAGAcggataaatttttttgtttataaatCTTGTAATGACAGCTTAATCTCGTCTTCATAATATTACAAGCTCTTattgtcaaatttttttttatcgatcTGTACCAAAATATCTAAATTTAGTAAAACAAATATAACTCGAGGTTTGCGTTTCGATGTGTTGTGATCAATGTTTTAAAAAGCTCGCTTAAGCGACGCTTAATCTCGCTTAAGTTTTAACACGCTTAAGCTCGATTAAGCGACCGCTTTTTAGAACGGaagatttcatttattttttaaaatgaaaacatttttataaatatgtatatttatagtttagaacttgaattatctattaaatcatatatttatggttaatctaacattttatttaatatttgtcttaaaataattaaaattatagtaaaaattgaAAACATTTTTTCACGCTTAAACTCGTTCTAAGCTCGCTTAAGCTTGAAGCTTGACCTCCACGCTTTAACGCGCTTCACGATTTTTAAAACCTTGATTGTGATTATCTGACCGAGGtacttattaaaaaataaaaatacggcgttaaatattaaattcatctaattaatcaatcaattaataggTTTAACCAAAAAATCAGAATTACCAAAAACTAAAGTTAAAGTAAAATCAATTTCCTTTGCGACTTGTAAAGCCTTTCCTCGCTCCCCAACTGCTCGCCGACGCCAATGGCAATTGCCGCCGCCTCAACGCTGCCTTTTGCCGCCGTCAACCACCGCTCGCCCTCGTACTCCTCCCACCTTTCTTTCAACTTCTTACGTATGTCTTCGTCGACTCAGAAACCTAACGTTCTGAACTCAAATATCATTTCCTCTGTCCCAAACAAACCTAATTTCCGCATTTTCTCTGCGATGAGCGTCGAGGCTCCCGAGAACGACTCTCCTACGTCTTTTCTTGATCATAGAGAAAGTGGAATCCTTCATTTCGTCAAGTACCATGGACTGGGCAATGATTTCATATTGGTAAACATTTATGCGAAATGCGCACTATTTTCTTACTCCCGTACTAATCAAGATGTGAATATCTGAAATAAGTTGAATAGAAAGGTTGAAGCTTTTTTACTGGTACAGATTGGGATATAAATTTATGATGTTGATTTATTGCTGCTGAGGTGCTTACTATATCTTAGGAtcaattatcaaaatttttggcAATGCTCGGTCATCCCGAATTGGTTTTCCTCTGACATGTTGACCGTCTGTTGACTTGATAGACTACCTGGTCATATTATgatctattttttattttcattgaaTGTTTGACATGATTGATTGAAATTTTACCGTCACTTTATGAGATATCTATATGGAGATGGTAGTGCATGTACCGGGAATTTTTTTGTCTTTATTTCAAAGTTTTATCTTTACCGCAACGCCAAATTCGGAAATGCCTAAGGATAGGCTCAAAACTCATCAATATGAGAGTCAGGAGGGGTCATATCCACGCTGCACTGGTGGTCTTCTATTAATTTCTTTGTTCAAGGCTTCACTTTCTTGGGATCATTATATTGTTGAGCTGGCATTTTCATCTATCTCCTTGGACTGATCTTTACACTGGATTTTGGCGATGATGAAGCCCTATCCGACTACCTACTAATAGAGGATTGCCATCGGACTTGACCAAAAGATGAATGCAGAAAAGAATGTCTGTAGTGACTGACGTAAAAAAATGATCTGAGAGATTTATCCTTTCGTTCATTTtgtattataaattaaattgaaaattatattaagTATCTAGGCCATCGAGAGGAAATTGTGTAGTTTATATTTATATCTTTTTGAGCTACACATCAAGCCAATAATTCATGGAGTTATTGCGAGTTATTATATGCTTTATTGTtagttttaatttattattttgtacaTGTGCACTTTACGCACATTTGATAATGGATGTTGTTTTAGGTTTTGTTggtaatgtttttaattgttaatgTTGTTTGAGAGCCAATTCAATAGGTAGATAATCGGGATACAGTAGAGCCCAAAATCACCCCTGAGCAAGCAGTGACATTGTGTGACAGAAACTTTGGCGTCGGAGCGGATGGGGTGATATTTGTAATGCCCGGTATCAATGGAACTGATTATACCATGAGGATCTTTAATTCTGACGGTAGTGAACCAGAGGTAAtcattatttgatttaaaattaacTTTTCTAATGCAGCTTCCTTTTGATCCTATATAGAATCATTGTGGTATGATTTATTTTTCTGTAGCATTGGATTGAAATGAAATTAATTGAGGAATTTTATTTCACTTTTCATTATGTATAGACTAATGTCTTAGTAACATTTATTTAGGCTatcaaatactaaaaaaaatatttttttaatgaaatttacTATTCTGAGTCAAAACAGAGGCGTAGACTATAGCGTAGATCTGTCACCCCTTAAATCCGCCGTGCGAAAACCATTGAAGTTCTCGGATGTGAATGTTATTCTATATTTATGTGGTAAACTGCAAAATCAACCCTTGTATTTTTTTGACATTTActacatatttataaaaataatgagCCATAAGTATTCGtcgtatttttaaatatatagttAATGCTTTGTGTGAAATGTTCACACAGTAAAACTCTTTATGCATTGTTAAATTTGTAGCTAAGACCTTCCTCCTATGAAACCATCGTGTTAATTTAAAAACCCCGTATTGAGACTTTCCAGCCACATATCAATAATCTTATATATCGAATTTAAAGTATTCAAAGTTGAAGAGAAGTTATTTTGACTCTGTTTGGATAAGTACTTTAAAAATCTGAACTGGTCTATTGCAGATTCCTTTTGACAGAATCATTGTGGTATTATTATTTCTCTCTAGCATTGGATTGAATGGCATTTTAAAAAAGAAGTGTTTTTACTTAACATCTGCTTTAGAAACAATATGTAAGTGTTTCCAAACTAAGTGCATCTGAAGTGATTCAATGGTAAACAAAGATGAGATACCCTATGAATTACCACGATCAAAACTCTCCAACTAAGAACGAAAGGCATATGGGGCATTTTTTTGTTGGGTTAACACTCGATGACTGAGGAATATCAAACAAGAGTGCACTAGATCAACTTTCCTTGTTAGCTCCTTTTCTTGAAGCAAGTATGATAGATATCTGATTATAAAGGTTCATTTAAGGCCTTGAGGGATTTACGCCGATAGAAATTCACTTCATTTCATCTTTTCCTATAAATTTGCGTGCTTATCTTTGTTAAAGAAAATGCTTATTTGGCAACCTTTTGTTTTATTGTCAGATGTGTGGTAATGGAGTTCGATGCTTTGCCAGATTTATAGCCGAACTTGAAAATATACATGGGAAGCAGAGGTTTGAAAAACCCTTTATTTTGTTTGGTCTAAAGAAATTTACATTTCCAATAAACTTCCTTTCCTTCTAATCTATTGCCTCAAATTATTCTGGTGTCATATGATATCTATGAATTTTAAGTTGACCTTGATCATTCCTTTGCTGGTTTTTGTGGATCAATAAATCACATGCTGTATATAGAAATTTTGGTGGATCTatcatctatatatatgtaACCTGTCTCTTCCTCCTATTTGATTTAGAATTTGTAATCAGCTGTTCTCTCTGAACTTGTGATTTTAGTTGCAATCGTGGACCATACCCTTATCATTTCTTTCCACTTTCTAACCAAAACCTTGTGCGTTTGGATTTGGAAGGACAATGTAAATGAATTTATTGTTTGGTCTTGTAGCTTCACTGTGCATACTGGCGCTGGTTTAATTATTCCCGAAATTCAAGAAGATGGAAAGGTACTTTTTGTATAGAAAAGTTCAACTTTTTACTCGCAAAACTTATGATTTTATTCATctatgaatatatttttttgcatCATTACTTCAACTAATTTATTTagcatttattaaaaaattcagGTCAGAGTTGATATGGGGGAGCCAATTCTGAAGGCATCAGAGGTTCCTACCAAATTACCTCCAAATGAAAATCACTCTGTTGTTAAAGCAAGATTAGATGTAGAAGGGGTAAGCTGGAATGTTACTTGTGTTAGCATGGGAAATCCTCATTGTGTCACTTTCAGTACTGAAGCAATCCAGGTGTTTATTTATTACCTTCACTTGTAACCTGCTCATATGGTCATGACGAATAGCAGTTCCATTTCGTTCTCCCTTTCCCTGATTACTTTGAATTGCACAGGATTTGCAAGTCGATGAACTCAATTTAGCACAAATCGGCCCAAAATTTGAACATAACGAGATGTTCCCTTCCCGAACAAACACAGGTACTGTGAGTTCAGTCTGCGACTACTAGCAGAGATTTATTTTCCTTCCGTATTTCCCTGTCATTAGCCCGTATACTTGCTCAATTTAACATGCTAGATCACATGAATCCATGTTATAAttgtgctttttttttttttgaaagaatgtTATAATTGTACTTTGCAGGCTATTTTCTTCTATACTTAGAGAAAATAAAACGAGCTGGTCTCATATATCCTTGTTGTCGATGATTTTATAACTGTCGCTTTTATGTGTCACTTCATTACAATACTCTGCCCTGTCTTATTACAGAATTTGTTCAAGTTTTCTCACCAAGTCACCTTAAAATGCGAGTCTGGGAGCGTGGAGCAGGTTCATATTTTCTTTGTACCTTTATATTTTAACTTGTAATTATAGCTGCACAATTTTATCCTTTACatactgaaatttttttatttcttatttttgcAGGTGCAACTCTGGCCTGTGGGACTGGAGCTTGTGCTGTAGTTGTTGCTGCAGTTCTCGAGGGTCGTGCTGGGAGAGTATGTTTGAAACCACACTTTTCCACGCTCTAAAGTTTATTGATTTGAAtaatcatgaaataatttttggcATGCAAATTTACACGCCATAGATTAATCTCTATTCCTTTAAGAATGAACACTAGACGGCGACAGAATTTAGTGTGCTGTTTTCACTTGCAACATGTTTATTTCTCATGCTGCTCATTTTTGTTTTTAACTAAACAGAGTTGTCGGGTTGATTTGCCTGGAGGACCATTGGATATTGAGTGGCGAGAAGATGACAACCACGTGTACATGACCGGCCCAGCTGAAGTAGTCTTTTATGGATCAGCTCCCTTATAATATGTAGTCCTTCATGTTCAACTTTAGCCTTTTGTCATCTTCCCCGACTCTTTAGGCGATCAAGCATGTCTGGTTCTTCTTTCGGGCTATATCCAATGGCACCCTTTGCCGAAGATGTGATGCATGGCTTTGTTgttatgttttgttttgttgattCTACGATAAAGATAACAAAGGTTATGGTTTTAGTTGGGAAAGCATTGCTTTTCGTTTTCCTTCTGACCAATTTTATCGTAGAACTTTGAAGTTAAAAAGAGTCTTGAGTTAAAAAGAGTCTTGTTCCGCTCAATTTATGTATGATAAGTAGTTCACCGTTGAATATAACAGCCTTCATCCAGTCCATTTTGCAATTACATGTGTTTGTTTTACTTGTGTTACCAAATTGCCATGTTCTAAGTTTTTCTTGCAAGACTTCATACTCGCTAGCCGTGATCAAGGATAGTCATTCAAGCTCGATTTTTGCATTTTGATGAGATCGATTCGTTATGTTATCCATCCTACATAAATTGCGTTAAACTAAAAATTAACTCAACTTCACAACCGTTCCCGATACTTTCATGAATCCATACAACAGAGCCCGTTATTTTACATCTCATTCCATCACACATTCTAAGCATAAACATCAAATATACATTAGGGACCTGCCCaagaaatacacacacacacactctaCTCCTGTCGCTGATCAAGTTCTAACCCAAACTTAAGCAGAAACCTCAGCTTTCCAACCAAATCTTGCAGATGCATCAATAATTCTATGTCACGATAAACGatctaaaatttatatttattcaatgaGATTTCTCTTCTGTGTCTGCATCATCATACTTCGTTTTCTTGATCCTTTTCATGTCAAACAACCCTTTAACAAATGCATCCACAATCTTTTTCTGTGATTCCAGTATCATTTGGTTCCTTTTCATCTCCATTTCCCTTCTCATCCCCTCCATTTCCCTTGCCATCTCCATCTTGTCCCGCTCCATTTTCATGTACCCTTCCCCCAAGAAATTAATCGACTCCACCATCTCCTCCACCGCATCTCTTCCCCGCTTTAACCCGTTGGTGGCCGCAGCTCTGTAACTTGGAGCAACAAAGCTATTGCCCCAATATTCTGCATTtgcatttttctcatttctttTGCCTCTTAATCCTGGTGGTGGAAGCATTTCTTGATGGAACCCGTTGCCGAAATCTGCGTTTTTGAGGAAGTTTTTGGGGTTTCCATTCACTAGCTTTCTTGATCGGGAATTTACTGGATTTTCATCTGGAGGCATGTCCTCTGCTTCCATGTATGAAGGGTAATAGGTCGAAATCTTGGTGTCTGGATTGAATTTATTCGGTTTGACGCCACTGTACAATCCAAAATCGGGACCCGAATCGGTGGAATTCTTGGATTTGAGCTTCAATTTCAAGGAATTCTGATCGGGATATGGATTAGGGTCAGGCCCGTCACCGGAATTCCCCGATTTCTGACCCTCGGCCGGAGGGGTGGTTCCGTTCTCCATAGCTTCCATGTAATCGAAGAAAAACCAAGAAGAAAAGAAGCGCCCGGCGGGGTAAGGGTAGGTGGCAGAGCGTTGTTTCTCCGCACGGTAGCGCTGGCGGAGCTTCTCCATCTTGTGGCGGCACTGCGCGGAGGTCTTCGCGGTGGTTGCATCCGGGCAGCGGTTGGCCACCGTTTCCGCCACCGCATCCCAGTCTGCCGTCCGGAGGTACCCCCGGCGGAGGGCGTACCATCTCTCGCGGTACGCGTCGATCAGAACCAAGGTTTCGTCTTGGGTCCAGCACGGAGGTGGGAATCTCCGTGGAGCCTTCGCAGCCGTGTCAGCTACCGCGACCGCTACTTCCCCaccttcgacggcggttgaggCTGATGCCATGGTGCAAAGATACGACAGACAGATCGAGACTGGTATTTGCCGGTGGCAGTGGGCTGCGACTCGCGGCGGAGGAACGCTGCAATCGTCGGCGAAAAAGATCGAGTCTTTCTGGTGTGGGCCGGGAAAGTGCGCAGGATAAGAATAAATGAATGTGATAAAAAGAGGCGAAGAGGATGTGGGTGGGGGGGCTAGTGGTAGTGGGTGGGGATGGGCGCAATAGTCATGCGGAGCACAATAGCAGCTAGGTGGGGTGGGTGGAATGGATGATGGTGGGCGTATTGGTGATGTAGCTAGCGTGCGCCGCGCCACCCTACCGCCACCACCGTGCGCCCATCCTAATTCCGGCCCCCACCCTTTgaccgtttttttttttttttttaatttaactcGTTAATCCATTCTGGTCGCCCTTTGGTTTTTGCAATtctttacaaataaaaataaaattcctatgataaaattataaaaacaacaacaatatatTTGGATTACTAAATAATTTATGATAAATAAAGATCGATTTATGGACACTGCAAAATACAGAAAGTTGTAGCAGAAAGTGGAGCATTATTTAGGACAGAAACTTTCGACCATACATTATTGTCGTTTCCTATTTCACAATTAagttttctttcctttcttttttgttttgtttttgcttttaaatttatttgataactATAAGGTGTTTGATTAAAAGCTTATTAAAAACAGCTTACAAAATC
It encodes:
- the LOC140890428 gene encoding diaminopimelate epimerase, chloroplastic, with protein sequence MAIAAASTLPFAAVNHRSPSYSSHLSFNFLRMSSSTQKPNVLNSNIISSVPNKPNFRIFSAMSVEAPENDSPTSFLDHRESGILHFVKYHGLGNDFILVDNRDTVEPKITPEQAVTLCDRNFGVGADGVIFVMPGINGTDYTMRIFNSDGSEPEMCGNGVRCFARFIAELENIHGKQSFTVHTGAGLIIPEIQEDGKVRVDMGEPILKASEVPTKLPPNENHSVVKARLDVEGVSWNVTCVSMGNPHCVTFSTEAIQDLQVDELNLAQIGPKFEHNEMFPSRTNTEFVQVFSPSHLKMRVWERGAGATLACGTGACAVVVAAVLEGRAGRSCRVDLPGGPLDIEWREDDNHVYMTGPAEVVFYGSAPL
- the LOC140891522 gene encoding uncharacterized protein is translated as MASASTAVEGGEVAVAVADTAAKAPRRFPPPCWTQDETLVLIDAYRERWYALRRGYLRTADWDAVAETVANRCPDATTAKTSAQCRHKMEKLRQRYRAEKQRSATYPYPAGRFFSSWFFFDYMEAMENGTTPPAEGQKSGNSGDGPDPNPYPDQNSLKLKLKSKNSTDSGPDFGLYSGVKPNKFNPDTKISTYYPSYMEAEDMPPDENPVNSRSRKLVNGNPKNFLKNADFGNGFHQEMLPPPGLRGKRNEKNANAEYWGNSFVAPSYRAAATNGLKRGRDAVEEMVESINFLGEGYMKMERDKMEMAREMEGMRREMEMKRNQMILESQKKIVDAFVKGLFDMKRIKKTKYDDADTEEKSH